Proteins from a genomic interval of Rhodococcus rhodochrous:
- a CDS encoding tyrosine-type recombinase/integrase, with product MALGKAQAAEDADRISPTSAEAARMTWGEWEPKWQAGRRVAPGTLARDSNRLENHVKPKWKDVKINSITGHGIQVWLRELEIDAGLSPSTIQKCFHLLSSSLRAAEFARVIPSNPCRGVKLPKGGAVIERYLTRDEVQDLLEVLDARDRFVVELLTGTGLRLGEALGLHWESVDLTHRTIRVARSWDPVGGSMKLPKSWQQRSVPISRHLAALLRAELSAHGPGTPADVRYDREVRARTGLVVRARQGNGPLGEKRLRGRWEKAFPLASESRKKVGKDEIAPARLHDLRHTYASWLVQDGVSIYALKELLGHQSVVTTQRYSHLAKSQWDDVRSALGDPPERSSRRANKRANGRHIHRLVNTRREVRSHPETSS from the coding sequence ATGGCACTCGGCAAGGCCCAGGCCGCCGAAGATGCCGATCGCATCTCCCCCACAAGCGCCGAAGCGGCTCGAATGACGTGGGGTGAATGGGAGCCGAAGTGGCAGGCCGGGCGCCGCGTCGCACCGGGGACGCTGGCGAGGGACAGCAACCGACTCGAGAATCACGTCAAACCGAAGTGGAAAGACGTGAAGATCAACTCGATCACCGGTCACGGCATCCAGGTATGGCTTCGCGAACTCGAGATAGACGCGGGCCTGTCTCCGTCGACGATTCAGAAGTGCTTTCATCTGCTGTCGTCGTCTCTACGGGCGGCGGAGTTCGCTCGTGTTATTCCCTCAAATCCTTGCCGAGGCGTGAAGCTGCCGAAGGGTGGCGCAGTGATCGAGCGGTATCTGACGCGTGACGAGGTACAGGATCTGCTCGAGGTACTCGATGCTCGGGACCGGTTCGTCGTCGAACTGCTGACCGGAACAGGCCTTCGTCTCGGCGAGGCCTTGGGTCTGCACTGGGAATCGGTCGACCTGACTCATCGGACCATCCGAGTCGCTCGATCATGGGACCCAGTAGGCGGGTCGATGAAGCTTCCGAAGAGCTGGCAACAGCGGTCGGTACCGATATCCCGTCACCTCGCCGCGCTGCTGCGCGCCGAGCTGTCGGCACATGGTCCGGGGACGCCGGCGGACGTGCGATACGACCGGGAGGTGCGCGCCCGTACGGGCCTGGTCGTCAGAGCCCGGCAGGGTAACGGTCCTCTCGGAGAGAAACGGTTGCGCGGGCGTTGGGAGAAGGCGTTCCCCCTCGCATCAGAATCTCGGAAGAAGGTCGGCAAAGACGAGATTGCGCCCGCTCGTCTCCATGATTTACGTCACACTTACGCGTCATGGCTCGTACAGGATGGCGTGTCGATCTACGCCCTCAAGGAGTTACTGGGACACCAGTCTGTGGTGACCACGCAGCGGTACTCGCACCTCGCGAAGTCACAGTGGGACGACGTCCGGTCCGCGCTTGGTGACCCACCAGAACGGAGCTCCCGACGTGCCAACAAACGTGCCAACGGACGGCACATTCACAGACTTGTTAACACTCGCAGAGAGGTGCGTTCACATCCAGAAACCAGCAGCTAG
- a CDS encoding ImmA/IrrE family metallo-endopeptidase, with product MRDLEQMAAAAGILILEGELPGGERGRWYPSKRVIVLQSGMSATRTRCALCHELGHAFLGHDMSTLDPVTRARQERQADEFAAEKLITAERYARAETLHGAYLPSIANELGVTLAIAEAWRELWMKKGQDGIRSTTSLWKMASSVR from the coding sequence ATGCGTGATTTGGAACAAATGGCCGCTGCCGCCGGGATCCTCATTCTCGAGGGCGAGCTTCCCGGCGGCGAGCGGGGACGTTGGTATCCCAGTAAACGCGTGATTGTCCTTCAATCGGGCATGTCGGCAACGAGGACTCGGTGCGCCTTGTGTCACGAACTGGGACACGCGTTTCTGGGACACGACATGTCTACACTCGACCCGGTCACACGCGCTCGACAGGAGCGCCAGGCCGACGAATTCGCGGCCGAAAAACTGATCACCGCTGAGCGCTACGCCCGAGCCGAAACTCTTCACGGCGCATACCTTCCTTCAATCGCCAACGAACTCGGTGTGACCTTGGCGATTGCCGAGGCGTGGCGCGAGCTCTGGATGAAGAAGGGGCAGGATGGGATCCGCTCGACAACTTCCCTCTGGAAGATGGCAAGCTCGGTACGTTGA
- a CDS encoding helix-turn-helix domain-containing protein gives MTSADQWVRQTVGDASLRKVAAEAGISQATLARQIREGTLTAESVVKIARAYGVSVADGLQAIGVLTEEDVLPISVEKALQEATDEQLADEVLRRMKAGNEIYDRPLSEVGMVRTLKPRVPDVDLADLEGLDYVSNKDDNSDPEDDHVWDV, from the coding sequence ATGACAAGCGCTGATCAGTGGGTTCGACAGACCGTCGGTGACGCTTCCCTTCGCAAGGTCGCGGCCGAAGCCGGAATTAGCCAAGCCACCTTGGCGCGCCAGATCCGGGAGGGAACACTCACCGCCGAGTCAGTGGTGAAGATTGCCCGCGCCTATGGAGTGTCGGTGGCTGATGGATTACAGGCGATCGGAGTGCTGACGGAAGAGGATGTCCTGCCGATCTCTGTCGAGAAAGCGCTACAGGAAGCAACGGACGAACAGCTGGCCGACGAAGTGTTGCGCCGAATGAAGGCCGGCAACGAGATATACGACCGGCCACTCAGTGAAGTGGGCATGGTTCGCACCTTGAAGCCACGCGTGCCGGATGTGGACCTTGCGGACCTGGAGGGCCTCGACTACGTATCGAACAAAGACGACAATTCGGACCCAGAAGATGATCATGTATGGGACGTTTAA
- a CDS encoding transcriptional regulator yields the protein MNNTVGERSGKTKAMVRPGLLARLKRNSGIDSDDAFAAAIGTSRSTLVRVRDRGEEPSMAFAIGVAKAFGLGLGEIVTWEDKDAERISA from the coding sequence ATGAACAACACAGTCGGTGAACGATCGGGAAAGACAAAGGCGATGGTCCGCCCCGGCCTTCTCGCTCGACTCAAGCGCAATTCCGGTATCGACTCTGATGACGCGTTCGCTGCCGCTATCGGCACCAGTCGGTCAACCCTCGTCCGGGTTCGAGACCGAGGCGAGGAGCCGTCGATGGCATTCGCAATCGGTGTCGCCAAGGCGTTCGGGCTCGGACTCGGCGAGATTGTCACTTGGGAAGACAAGGACGCAGAACGGATCTCCGCATGA
- a CDS encoding helix-turn-helix domain-containing protein translates to MSAPTAEVAGTPWMTVKEAAAYIKRHPQTVLHLLHTEQIVGFQASGRNGEWRIHRDDLDNYLRRPAAASKRRLKSV, encoded by the coding sequence ATGAGCGCCCCCACAGCAGAAGTCGCCGGCACGCCATGGATGACCGTCAAGGAAGCGGCCGCGTACATCAAGCGCCATCCGCAAACAGTGCTCCACCTACTCCACACCGAGCAGATCGTCGGATTCCAAGCGTCCGGCCGAAACGGCGAATGGCGGATCCACAGAGACGATCTCGATAACTACCTTCGTCGGCCCGCAGCCGCGTCCAAGCGTCGACTCAAGTCCGTATAG
- a CDS encoding helix-turn-helix domain-containing protein has translation MTVPEAAKYARCGTKRIYDACRTGDLIATQEKAPHGTWRIHVDDLDNYLGGSKTRRKS, from the coding sequence ATGACCGTCCCCGAGGCGGCGAAGTATGCGCGGTGCGGAACGAAGCGCATATACGACGCCTGCCGCACGGGTGACCTCATTGCTACCCAAGAAAAAGCTCCCCACGGCACCTGGCGGATCCACGTTGATGATCTCGACAACTACCTGGGTGGGTCAAAAACACGGAGAAAATCATGA
- a CDS encoding SPFH domain-containing protein, with protein sequence MNRKTATALIAFPAVLILTGCSISTSPDEAGLIYDAGPLSKTSFQECVAPSARVFYGPADQSFTYPAGQRTYVFGTGEESDIATITVADRDGIDLGVVGQLRFTLNTDCDTLVQFHEKIGLKYEGGQDWPGILAVYLQQPLRKAITEATQGMTWRELYQDPAAKATWEKRVKDTLPAAIEQATGGEYFTNIDLSLQKPVLPKELTDQLLATQRAAEAAIAQEEENRRLELKAQGERALIDLYGADNYVVLKAIEDGKIQILPVPQGAIINLPAGDR encoded by the coding sequence GTGAACCGCAAGACCGCCACCGCCCTCATCGCATTCCCCGCAGTCCTCATTCTCACCGGCTGCAGCATCTCCACCTCTCCTGACGAGGCCGGACTGATCTACGACGCCGGCCCGCTGTCCAAGACGTCCTTCCAGGAATGCGTTGCTCCCAGCGCCCGCGTGTTCTACGGCCCCGCCGACCAGTCGTTTACCTACCCCGCGGGTCAACGCACCTACGTGTTCGGAACCGGAGAGGAATCCGACATCGCAACGATCACCGTCGCTGACCGCGACGGTATCGACCTCGGCGTCGTCGGACAGCTGCGTTTCACCCTCAACACCGATTGCGACACCCTCGTCCAGTTCCACGAGAAGATCGGACTGAAATACGAAGGCGGACAAGACTGGCCGGGCATCCTCGCGGTCTACCTGCAGCAACCGCTCCGCAAGGCCATCACAGAGGCCACGCAGGGCATGACCTGGCGTGAGCTGTACCAGGACCCCGCGGCGAAGGCCACGTGGGAGAAGCGCGTCAAAGACACCCTGCCCGCAGCGATCGAGCAGGCCACCGGCGGTGAGTACTTCACGAACATCGACCTGTCGCTGCAGAAGCCGGTCCTACCGAAGGAACTCACCGACCAACTCCTCGCCACCCAGCGCGCCGCCGAGGCAGCGATCGCCCAGGAGGAGGAGAACCGCCGCCTCGAACTCAAGGCACAGGGTGAGCGCGCGCTGATCGACCTCTACGGTGCCGACAACTACGTGGTGCTCAAGGCAATCGAGGACGGCAAGATCCAGATCCTGCCCGTCCCGCAGGGCGCGATCATCAACCTGCCCGCAGGGGATCGGTGA
- a CDS encoding DUF6551 family protein, whose protein sequence is MSDIDTYIDVVPVDDMFSDRLYQRELDTKRAGQIATTWDRRLVGVLEVSDRGEHCSPRYAIINGQHRWAAASRAGVTALVATIHTGLSLADEAKLFYDIDAKTKALSTWDRWHARRGSGDTVVLSIEKIARECGLTVTQGSGPRNLQCCAALERIWSRSAPEVLADTLVLVLDIWPGEDDARKAVVLEGVALVLDTYSLSIDNGRLGDAMSEMTSRQLVIRARDLQERARGTLTQCVARVLVTAYNKQARKGQLDVEGI, encoded by the coding sequence GTGAGCGACATAGACACCTACATCGACGTCGTCCCTGTCGACGACATGTTCTCCGACCGCCTGTACCAGCGCGAACTCGACACCAAACGCGCCGGCCAGATCGCCACCACCTGGGACCGACGCCTCGTCGGCGTCCTCGAGGTCTCGGACCGCGGCGAACACTGCTCACCCCGCTACGCGATCATCAACGGGCAGCACCGCTGGGCCGCAGCCTCACGCGCCGGCGTCACCGCACTCGTAGCCACCATCCACACCGGACTGTCCCTCGCCGATGAAGCCAAGCTGTTCTACGACATCGATGCCAAGACGAAGGCACTGAGCACCTGGGATCGCTGGCACGCCCGCCGAGGATCCGGCGACACCGTAGTCCTCTCGATCGAGAAGATCGCCCGCGAGTGCGGACTCACGGTCACGCAAGGGTCCGGACCGAGGAACCTGCAGTGCTGCGCAGCTCTCGAACGCATCTGGTCCCGCTCTGCCCCCGAAGTCCTTGCCGACACCCTCGTCCTGGTCCTCGACATCTGGCCCGGCGAGGACGACGCCCGAAAGGCCGTCGTCCTCGAAGGCGTCGCGCTCGTCCTCGACACGTACTCGCTGAGTATCGACAACGGACGACTCGGCGACGCCATGTCCGAGATGACCTCCCGACAGCTCGTCATCCGCGCCCGCGATCTCCAAGAACGCGCCCGCGGAACGCTCACGCAGTGCGTCGCTCGAGTCCTGGTCACGGCCTACAACAAGCAAGCCCGTAAGGGCCAGCTCGACGTCGAGGGGATCTGA
- a CDS encoding 3'-5' exonuclease family protein, with product MTNRPIVFLDTETNGLHADRRPWEIAWIRREVDGTETERCIQIADIDNTNAELKGLQVGRFHERFKGGPKASWSLTVDTTLVPRDRRTLLLEVDAAIDVERATRDAIIVGVVPHFDTEVLAAMLRRHRLCPPWHQLVDVQVLAAGWLTSSNWDRIPDTEALDKARQARYAAEQKARKVSEVGTPAALAAAELEIMRALDAENRELRKAAAEFVAPPWRSDELSRACGIEPPTEDERHTALGDARWVKRWYDHIMGGAA from the coding sequence ATGACCAACCGCCCGATCGTGTTCCTCGACACCGAGACCAACGGTCTGCACGCCGACCGCCGGCCGTGGGAGATCGCATGGATCCGCCGCGAGGTCGACGGCACCGAAACCGAACGGTGTATCCAGATCGCCGACATCGACAACACCAACGCCGAACTGAAAGGCCTACAGGTCGGCCGGTTCCACGAACGGTTCAAGGGTGGGCCGAAGGCATCGTGGTCGCTCACCGTCGATACGACTCTGGTGCCGCGTGACCGCCGGACGTTGCTACTTGAGGTCGATGCTGCGATCGATGTCGAGCGCGCGACGCGTGACGCGATCATCGTCGGCGTCGTCCCGCACTTCGACACCGAGGTCCTCGCCGCAATGCTCCGCCGGCACAGGCTGTGCCCGCCCTGGCACCAACTCGTCGACGTCCAAGTACTCGCCGCCGGATGGCTCACCTCCTCCAACTGGGATCGCATCCCGGATACGGAAGCCCTCGATAAGGCTCGCCAGGCCCGATACGCGGCCGAACAGAAGGCACGCAAGGTGTCCGAAGTTGGGACCCCCGCCGCTCTCGCCGCCGCTGAACTGGAAATCATGCGTGCCTTGGACGCTGAAAATCGCGAACTGCGCAAGGCTGCTGCCGAGTTCGTCGCGCCGCCGTGGCGTTCGGACGAACTCTCGCGAGCGTGCGGTATCGAACCGCCGACCGAGGACGAACGGCACACCGCGCTCGGTGACGCCCGCTGGGTGAAGCGCTGGTACGACCACATCATGGGCGGTGCAGCGTGA
- a CDS encoding HNH endonuclease: protein MAGADANGTAEHRPKDGVVRRTDLIRILLNPQMAEHLASILVEVGLWHAPGHTCPRCPEVEPGTYLFHDWFDMGYDPGDKVDITRRKRKELKDQEIINSVWARDCIDPTKPTEAHCRYCGILIRRKDTKSESGRRVSLDHVDPNRADGVRNIVLCCKACNQHKGQRTPAQADMVLLPPPARDNTSPHPAAGTIPPATAVAGTIPPATADAGTIPPAPAAAGTIPPHARVEEEPVTTSGDATTRRPRPDHAPDHAKRTVPTRATRTRTGLAGSGQGQGWVPGEGNEDGSAAAVDERSPRKRRRRPRGRNRNRNLSTPDQLIESSKPIPEPEPESREWDAGAAPHVPAPGRFGSPWAGWTGPPSMVDETTCPEHHLPEPCWKCAPPEGHPHDH from the coding sequence ATGGCCGGCGCCGACGCGAACGGCACGGCCGAGCATCGCCCGAAAGATGGTGTGGTCCGGCGAACCGATCTGATCCGCATCCTGCTCAACCCGCAGATGGCCGAGCACCTAGCGTCGATCCTCGTCGAGGTCGGCCTCTGGCACGCCCCCGGCCACACCTGCCCTCGCTGCCCCGAGGTCGAACCCGGCACCTACCTGTTCCACGACTGGTTCGACATGGGATACGACCCTGGCGACAAAGTCGATATCACCCGCCGCAAACGAAAGGAGCTCAAAGACCAGGAAATCATCAACTCGGTATGGGCACGCGACTGCATCGACCCCACCAAACCGACCGAAGCACACTGCCGTTACTGCGGCATCCTCATCCGCCGCAAGGACACGAAATCCGAATCCGGCCGCCGGGTCTCGCTCGACCACGTCGATCCGAACCGCGCCGACGGTGTCCGCAACATCGTTTTGTGCTGCAAGGCTTGCAACCAGCACAAGGGACAGCGAACCCCGGCCCAAGCCGATATGGTCCTGCTGCCCCCGCCTGCTCGTGACAACACCTCTCCGCATCCCGCTGCAGGGACGATCCCGCCGGCCACTGCCGTCGCAGGGACGATCCCGCCGGCCACTGCTGATGCTGGGACGATCCCGCCGGCCCCCGCCGCTGCAGGGACGATCCCGCCGCACGCTCGCGTAGAAGAGGAACCCGTCACGACCAGCGGTGACGCGACCACACGCCGACCACGCCCCGACCACGCACCCGACCACGCGAAACGAACTGTCCCCACGCGGGCGACGCGCACGCGTACGGGCCTGGCAGGGTCAGGGCAGGGTCAGGGTTGGGTTCCTGGTGAGGGTAACGAGGATGGGTCAGCCGCTGCTGTTGACGAGAGATCACCTCGCAAACGTCGTCGTCGTCCAAGAGGCAGGAACCGTAACCGGAACCTCTCAACCCCTGACCAACTGATCGAGTCCTCGAAACCGATTCCCGAACCTGAACCCGAGTCCCGTGAGTGGGATGCGGGCGCCGCACCACACGTGCCGGCCCCGGGCCGGTTCGGCTCCCCCTGGGCGGGATGGACCGGACCGCCGTCGATGGTCGACGAGACCACCTGTCCCGAACACCATCTGCCCGAGCCCTGCTGGAAATGCGCGCCGCCGGAAGGACACCCCCATGACCACTAA
- a CDS encoding RusA family crossover junction endodeoxyribonuclease: protein MTYILDLGYDSVPLSMNSRMHWSKSSRITKQIRTTAWLLAKQSTIPTGCAHLTVGLHYRPKDRRRRDADNLLPVLKAACDGLVDAGLVPDDTPDLMTKLMPVIHAVEKGRGGALWLTIEIGETQ from the coding sequence GTGACGTACATCCTCGACCTCGGTTACGACTCGGTTCCCCTGTCGATGAACTCGCGGATGCACTGGAGCAAGAGCTCCCGCATCACCAAACAGATCCGCACTACCGCATGGCTGCTCGCGAAGCAATCGACGATCCCGACCGGATGTGCCCACCTCACCGTGGGTTTGCATTACCGGCCGAAGGACCGCAGACGCCGCGACGCCGACAACCTTCTGCCCGTGCTCAAGGCCGCGTGCGATGGGCTCGTCGACGCCGGCCTTGTCCCTGACGACACACCTGACCTGATGACGAAGTTGATGCCCGTCATCCATGCAGTCGAGAAGGGCCGCGGTGGCGCGCTCTGGCTGACCATCGAGATCGGAGAAACACAGTGA
- a CDS encoding HNH endonuclease: protein MAWRSGGRSRTGTAAHKRWRTAVLTRDGYRCRRCGRHDPTGRTLRADHKVNTARGGDDSLDNGQTLCDDCHDVKTQVEAADGRALRRRPLYDEPHPGLLR from the coding sequence ATGGCGTGGCGGTCGGGAGGCCGGAGCCGCACCGGCACCGCAGCACACAAGCGGTGGCGCACCGCAGTCCTGACCCGGGACGGGTACCGATGCCGCAGGTGTGGCCGCCACGACCCCACGGGCCGGACCCTCCGGGCCGACCACAAGGTCAACACGGCCCGAGGTGGGGACGACAGTCTCGACAACGGACAGACATTGTGTGACGACTGCCACGACGTGAAGACCCAGGTCGAGGCCGCGGACGGCAGGGCGCTGCGCCGCCGACCCCTCTACGACGAGCCTCACCCCGGCCTCCTTCGCTGA
- a CDS encoding phage terminase small subunit, producing the protein MAGRGPAPKDPSKRVRRNAEPAPLRIIPATREPQPPLPAVWFTDEVTGKKKRFQWPARTKHWWQMWRDSPLSEDFTSTDWSELMDTALLHARFWNGEIKLAAELRLRVAKFGATPEDRARLKIQFAAADEAEERRTKPTGGARERRGPFRAV; encoded by the coding sequence ATGGCCGGCCGTGGCCCCGCCCCGAAGGACCCGTCGAAACGGGTCCGCCGCAACGCCGAACCCGCACCGCTGCGCATCATCCCCGCTACCCGCGAACCGCAGCCACCGTTGCCGGCGGTGTGGTTCACCGACGAGGTGACAGGGAAGAAGAAGCGTTTCCAGTGGCCGGCGCGCACGAAGCACTGGTGGCAGATGTGGCGTGATTCGCCGCTCTCCGAGGACTTCACCTCGACGGACTGGTCCGAACTCATGGATACCGCGCTGCTGCACGCCCGCTTCTGGAACGGCGAAATCAAGCTCGCCGCCGAACTCCGGTTACGTGTGGCGAAGTTCGGTGCGACCCCGGAAGACCGGGCGCGATTGAAAATCCAGTTCGCTGCCGCCGACGAGGCGGAAGAGCGACGTACGAAACCGACCGGCGGTGCGCGCGAGAGGCGCGGCCCATTCCGAGCGGTCTGA
- a CDS encoding BRO family protein has product MNSAGPEHREETSMSASDSTGQLVPFTYGTTNVRTIDLNGEPWFVAADVASVLEYSATSAMNRRLDPEDKGVRDLHTPGGIQQMTIISEPGFYAAILGSQSAKARDIKRWLTHDVLPTIRRTGTYSVAPALTGAELLAHAVLEAQQMLTEKDEKIAELEPKANFYDELMNSDGTFDFAATARILGWGRNVMMRELRKLGVLQSNNLPYRRYDHHFKVTPGTYINRNTREVVPTATTTVRPPGIEFLRKKLAQITEPVQLELEGSAS; this is encoded by the coding sequence GTGAACTCCGCGGGGCCCGAACACCGAGAGGAAACCTCGATGTCAGCATCAGACTCTACCGGACAGCTCGTCCCGTTCACGTACGGCACGACAAACGTCCGCACTATCGACCTCAACGGGGAACCGTGGTTCGTCGCCGCCGATGTCGCATCCGTGCTTGAGTACAGCGCGACCTCCGCTATGAATCGCCGACTCGACCCCGAGGACAAGGGGGTGCGAGATCTGCACACCCCTGGCGGAATCCAGCAGATGACCATCATCTCTGAGCCTGGCTTCTACGCCGCAATCCTCGGCAGTCAGTCAGCCAAGGCTCGTGATATCAAGCGTTGGCTCACTCATGACGTATTGCCGACGATTCGGCGCACCGGCACATACAGCGTCGCCCCGGCACTTACCGGCGCCGAGCTCCTCGCGCACGCGGTCCTCGAGGCGCAGCAGATGCTCACCGAGAAAGACGAGAAGATCGCCGAACTCGAACCGAAAGCGAACTTCTACGACGAGCTCATGAACTCGGACGGTACGTTCGACTTCGCTGCGACTGCGCGGATCCTTGGTTGGGGCCGCAATGTCATGATGCGCGAGCTCCGCAAACTCGGCGTACTCCAGTCGAACAACCTCCCGTACCGACGTTACGACCATCACTTCAAGGTCACGCCCGGCACATACATCAACCGGAATACCCGTGAGGTCGTACCCACCGCGACGACAACGGTCCGTCCTCCCGGAATCGAGTTTCTACGGAAGAAGCTCGCGCAGATCACCGAACCTGTGCAGCTTGAGCTGGAGGGTTCGGCGTCATGA